GCCCCGCCTGTCGGCGCCACCAAACAATCGGATCTGGACCTGTTCGCCGCTGCCAAACGGTATCGTGCACTGCTTGAACTGGGCGATCAGATGCAGGTCGTTCCGCAGGTCGAGGTCTGGGGCTTCTCCGAGTCTCTCTCGCGACTGGGGGAATCGATGTTTGTCGCCATTGAAAGCGGCCACCCCAAGGCCTGTCTGCTCCCGGACGTGTATCACATCTATAAAGGGGGCTCCGATTTCGCCGGACTGGGGCTGCTCAGCGGCTCGGCCATTCAGGTCTTCCATGTGAATGACTACCCCGCCGATCCCCCGCGCGAAACCATCAACGACGCACACCGCGTTTATCCCGGCGATGGTGTGGCACCACTGACCGACATCTTCCGCATGATTTACCGGGCCGGCTTCCGGGGTGTGCTCTCGCTGGAACTGTTTAACCGCGAGTACTGGGAACAGGACCCGCTGGAAGTCGCGAAAACCGGCCTGCGGAAAACAAGGGAAGCCGTTCTCAAGGCGCAACTCGACCAGCTCCCGAAAGCAGAATAAGACGTGAAGCAGATCGCACTCCTGTTTGAGTTCGGTTCTCTGAACGGAGGCGAACATTCCAT
This DNA window, taken from Gimesia sp., encodes the following:
- a CDS encoding sugar phosphate isomerase/epimerase family protein, encoding MQTNLNRREMLAATGGLLAAGLSSAPALAGNTGRQRSAAEPFAYCFNTSTVRGQKLGIVEQINLTSSAGYDAIEPWLRDIDQYVKEGGSLKDLCKRIEDAGLTVESAIGFAQWIVDDDAQRKAGLEQAKRDMDTLQQIGGIRMAAPPVGATKQSDLDLFAAAKRYRALLELGDQMQVVPQVEVWGFSESLSRLGESMFVAIESGHPKACLLPDVYHIYKGGSDFAGLGLLSGSAIQVFHVNDYPADPPRETINDAHRVYPGDGVAPLTDIFRMIYRAGFRGVLSLELFNREYWEQDPLEVAKTGLRKTREAVLKAQLDQLPKAE